In Elusimicrobiota bacterium, the following are encoded in one genomic region:
- the recG gene encoding ATP-dependent DNA helicase RecG, giving the protein MSIETISVQYIKGVGGKIAERLYNNLRIKSVKDLLYYFPRDWEDRANPTKIAEIKPGEKITIKGKVEHTPPPTTEWRGKYLVAFKAKIKDPTGTATAIWIRRYSRNYDVLSTLKKEITKGCEIFITGVASYDFWEKIINVQEYEVVTSADLLHSNRIVPIYPLTEKFTNKFLRTIINQSLVKHCNLIEEPLPEKYLNKYNLVSIKQALKNIHFPDTFADRDNARERLAFDEFFEFQLKLELLKQQHKKETKEFRYTLTKKLLSPFKKGLPFEFTSAQKKVINELFDDMLSSKPMNRLLQGEVGSGKTVVALSAMLLAVESGFQTVLLAPTEILAEQHFSTLKNLLKNLPITIECVIGKMPKKKKTVIKNKIADGTANIIIGTHALLEEDIKFKNLSLVIIDEQHRFGVEQRLKLRKKSVFRNTDFLLMTATPIPRTLGLTFYGDLDILTINELPPGRIPVKTITMSKEFAYNFVKEKIVSGDQVFIVYPLVDESEKLQLKSVIKEAEKLKNTEFKNFSVGLIHGRLKPEEKEQIMLDFAKKNYDILISTTVIEVGIDIPNATVMVIEHSERYGLSTLHQLRGRVGRSNKESFCILLGEPRTDEAKKRLDILTKTTDGFKIAETDLQLRGPGDFFGTAQSGIPEFKLGNILTDFAIIKQAKQLAVEIIQNEPALVSRITKNQNLQKLDLATA; this is encoded by the coding sequence ATGTCAATAGAAACAATTTCGGTTCAGTATATAAAAGGTGTAGGCGGCAAAATTGCTGAACGGCTTTATAACAATCTCAGGATAAAGTCTGTTAAGGATTTGTTGTATTATTTTCCACGTGACTGGGAAGACAGAGCAAATCCGACGAAAATTGCTGAAATTAAACCTGGTGAAAAAATAACCATCAAAGGCAAAGTTGAACATACTCCACCACCTACAACCGAGTGGCGAGGAAAATATTTGGTCGCCTTCAAGGCAAAAATAAAAGACCCCACAGGGACTGCTACTGCTATCTGGATAAGACGATATTCAAGAAATTATGATGTTCTATCAACATTAAAAAAAGAAATTACCAAAGGATGCGAGATATTTATTACAGGTGTTGCAAGTTATGATTTCTGGGAAAAAATAATCAATGTTCAGGAATACGAGGTTGTAACATCTGCCGATTTATTACATTCTAACAGAATTGTGCCTATATATCCATTAACCGAAAAATTTACTAATAAGTTTCTAAGAACTATCATAAACCAGTCGCTTGTCAAACACTGCAATTTAATAGAAGAGCCGCTACCCGAAAAATACTTGAACAAATACAATCTGGTCAGTATAAAACAGGCATTAAAAAATATACATTTCCCTGACACATTCGCAGATAGAGATAATGCGCGGGAACGACTGGCGTTTGACGAGTTTTTTGAGTTTCAGTTAAAACTTGAGCTTTTGAAACAACAACACAAAAAAGAAACCAAAGAGTTTAGATATACGCTTACCAAAAAATTATTATCACCGTTCAAAAAAGGACTGCCATTTGAATTCACATCTGCACAGAAAAAAGTTATTAACGAACTTTTTGATGATATGCTGTCTTCAAAACCAATGAATCGTCTTTTGCAGGGTGAAGTCGGTAGCGGAAAAACAGTAGTTGCACTTTCCGCTATGCTATTGGCAGTTGAATCCGGTTTCCAGACAGTTTTACTGGCACCGACGGAAATTCTTGCAGAACAGCATTTTTCAACCCTAAAAAATTTGCTCAAAAATCTGCCGATTACAATTGAGTGCGTTATTGGTAAAATGCCTAAAAAAAAGAAAACTGTAATAAAAAATAAAATAGCAGATGGTACTGCAAACATCATAATAGGCACTCACGCTTTACTTGAAGAAGATATAAAATTCAAAAACCTATCTCTCGTTATTATTGACGAGCAACACAGATTCGGTGTAGAACAGCGGCTGAAACTGCGGAAAAAATCCGTATTTAGAAATACGGATTTTTTATTGATGACTGCCACACCGATACCGCGAACACTGGGCTTAACATTTTACGGTGATTTAGATATTTTAACTATCAACGAACTACCGCCGGGCAGAATTCCTGTAAAAACAATTACAATGTCAAAAGAATTTGCGTATAACTTTGTAAAAGAAAAAATTGTTTCAGGTGACCAGGTGTTTATCGTTTATCCATTAGTTGATGAAAGTGAAAAATTACAACTCAAGTCCGTAATAAAAGAAGCTGAAAAATTGAAAAATACGGAGTTCAAAAACTTTTCAGTCGGCTTGATTCATGGCCGACTAAAGCCGGAAGAAAAAGAACAAATTATGCTTGACTTCGCCAAAAAAAATTATGATATTCTTATATCCACAACGGTGATTGAGGTTGGTATTGATATCCCGAATGCGACTGTGATGGTAATTGAACATTCAGAACGATACGGGCTATCAACACTGCATCAGTTAAGAGGCAGAGTTGGCAGAAGCAATAAGGAATCGTTTTGTATTTTATTAGGCGAGCCCAGAACCGATGAAGCAAAAAAACGGCTGGATATTTTAACAAAAACAACCGATGGCTTTAAAATTGCAGAAACTGACTTGCAACTACGAGGTCCTGGCGATTTTTTCGGAACTGCACAATCTGGTATCCCTGAATTTAAACTCGGGAATATCTTAACCGATTTTGCAATAATAAAACAGGCGAAACAACTTGCAGTTGAAATTATCCAGAATGAACCTGCATTGGTTAGTCGTATTACTAAAAACCAAAATCTGCAAAAACTGGATTTAGCAACTGCATAA
- the rpmB gene encoding 50S ribosomal protein L28 yields MAFKCIVCSKKSVSGNRISHSHKASKRKFKPNLQKIRFILNGKRYYDYVCTKCIKSNRITKLIEKSKISDEHN; encoded by the coding sequence ATGGCATTCAAATGTATTGTATGTAGCAAAAAATCTGTTTCTGGCAATCGTATCAGTCATTCGCATAAAGCAAGCAAACGCAAATTCAAACCGAATCTACAAAAAATCAGGTTCATACTAAACGGTAAAAGATATTACGATTATGTCTGCACCAAATGTATAAAATCCAATCGTATCACAAAATTAATTGAAAAATCAAAAATTAGCGACGAGCACAATTAA
- a CDS encoding RelA/SpoT family protein: protein MELQAYIALNPAYKPQIDDAVAFAELNLKNLKRASGRTYFQHAVSVAENLAELNLDHITVIAGILHDIFEDTQVTKDEFQKKFGLEIITIVEGVTKIEKFTTVTSEQDKQSENIRKLILASAKDIRTIFVKLADRLDNLTDLKFLPQTQINKNAKETLDIFAPIAHRLGIYTLKAKLEDLAFMNLNPQLFDELAKKIANREIEQQQILNNIVETLKTNLSVFNISFKIKSRPKNIYSIFRKIQQQNKPFDEIQDILGIRLITDTVENCYKILSQLHTFATPVANTFTDYIAHPKPNMYQSIHTTVIMPDDLMVEVQIRTEEMHQIASYGIAAHWKYKDGKIERWKDGTTKQKEFDKKISWIASILEWQQNNSSTEFLAGLKTELEFNQVFVFTPKGDIKSLPVGSTPIDFAYTVHTDIGNHCYGAKVNSKMVSLKYELKNGDIVEILTSKTAHPSQDWLKFVKTPLARSKIKKFQK, encoded by the coding sequence ATGGAATTACAAGCATACATTGCATTGAACCCCGCATACAAACCCCAAATTGACGATGCGGTCGCTTTTGCTGAGCTTAATCTAAAAAATCTTAAACGTGCTTCAGGCAGAACCTATTTTCAACACGCAGTTTCTGTCGCTGAAAATCTGGCGGAGTTAAATCTTGACCATATCACTGTTATTGCTGGCATTCTGCACGATATTTTTGAAGATACACAAGTTACAAAAGATGAATTCCAAAAAAAATTCGGGCTTGAAATTATAACAATTGTTGAAGGTGTTACAAAAATAGAAAAGTTTACAACTGTCACAAGCGAGCAGGACAAACAAAGCGAAAACATCAGAAAACTGATTCTTGCATCTGCAAAAGATATCCGAACAATTTTTGTGAAATTAGCAGACCGGTTGGATAATTTAACTGACCTCAAGTTTTTGCCACAGACACAAATCAACAAAAATGCGAAGGAAACATTGGATATTTTTGCGCCGATTGCGCATCGGCTTGGAATCTACACATTGAAAGCAAAATTAGAAGACCTCGCATTTATGAATCTTAACCCGCAACTTTTTGATGAACTTGCTAAAAAAATAGCAAACCGAGAAATTGAACAGCAGCAGATACTTAACAATATCGTTGAGACATTAAAAACGAATCTATCTGTGTTTAATATCTCGTTCAAAATCAAATCTCGGCCCAAAAATATCTACAGTATTTTTAGAAAAATCCAACAACAAAACAAGCCGTTTGACGAAATCCAAGATATTTTAGGAATACGGCTCATTACAGATACTGTAGAAAACTGTTACAAAATTTTAAGCCAACTGCATACATTTGCGACACCTGTTGCAAATACATTTACCGATTACATCGCACATCCAAAACCAAATATGTATCAGTCAATCCATACAACAGTTATTATGCCTGATGACTTAATGGTTGAAGTCCAGATAAGAACCGAAGAGATGCATCAAATAGCAAGTTATGGGATTGCAGCACACTGGAAGTATAAAGATGGAAAGATAGAAAGATGGAAAGATGGGACGACAAAACAGAAAGAGTTTGACAAGAAAATTTCGTGGATTGCATCAATCCTTGAATGGCAACAGAATAACAGTTCAACAGAGTTTTTAGCTGGGCTGAAAACAGAACTGGAGTTTAATCAAGTGTTTGTATTCACGCCCAAAGGCGATATTAAATCACTGCCTGTTGGCTCTACACCGATTGACTTCGCATACACTGTTCATACTGATATTGGTAATCATTGCTATGGTGCGAAAGTCAATAGCAAAATGGTTTCTTTGAAATACGAACTTAAAAACGGCGATATTGTTGAAATACTGACGAGCAAAACAGCGCATCCATCACAGGACTGGCTAAAATTTGTAAAAACACCACTTGCCAGAAGTAAAATAAAAAAATTCCAGAAATAA